A section of the Metabacillus endolithicus genome encodes:
- a CDS encoding MFS transporter, whose translation MKIFRNRNFVKLFYAALFSQMGTTIGNMAFAFYLLDHFSHQPSYATIAELMYSLPTILVFFIVGVVADRFDRKKVAENCDWIRAALTVILFGSLFTNSIPLIFLVLFLRSAVTKFFFPAENSLVQGILNKDQYAQAAGLNQMLFSIFMVFGVGIGAAMYKTIGIHGAVAVDFVSFIISGLLIRSCQIPSSARLPNGRLEWKDVSIKSSFVDFKDGILYIIKNRLLASLIFGFFVFGFFNGAFAILPMFTMKYELSPTNYEWYASLFAISLGLGLLTGSGLGTLIASKFKPHQLMIFPIFLTSLLVFFLGFTDRISIFLIIVFIIGTCLGPINIAIGGWMPKIVHPKLMGRVSGWIDPLMMFAQSMTLGLIALLFPKIIEEIDLLYYGIAAIILLVSLFYAFTLPKLSEAFERKQRRLNHKNHKANANITSI comes from the coding sequence ATGAAAATTTTTCGTAATCGTAACTTTGTTAAATTATTCTATGCTGCCCTTTTTTCGCAAATGGGTACAACAATAGGAAATATGGCTTTTGCCTTTTATTTGCTGGATCATTTTAGTCATCAGCCTTCTTATGCAACAATTGCAGAGCTGATGTATTCATTGCCTACCATTCTCGTTTTTTTCATCGTTGGAGTTGTCGCAGACAGATTTGATCGTAAGAAAGTAGCTGAAAATTGTGACTGGATACGCGCAGCTTTAACCGTTATCTTATTTGGTTCACTTTTCACTAACTCTATCCCTCTTATTTTTCTGGTACTTTTCTTAAGAAGTGCTGTAACAAAATTCTTTTTCCCTGCTGAAAATAGTCTTGTTCAAGGGATTTTAAACAAAGATCAATATGCACAAGCAGCTGGACTAAATCAAATGCTTTTTAGTATTTTTATGGTGTTTGGAGTCGGCATAGGTGCAGCAATGTATAAAACAATCGGGATACATGGTGCAGTTGCTGTTGACTTTGTTAGCTTTATTATCTCTGGCTTACTTATTAGGTCATGTCAGATACCATCTTCTGCAAGACTTCCTAACGGAAGGTTAGAATGGAAGGATGTTAGTATTAAATCTTCATTTGTCGATTTTAAAGATGGAATACTCTATATTATTAAAAATCGACTGTTAGCTTCTTTAATCTTTGGCTTTTTTGTTTTTGGTTTTTTTAATGGAGCATTTGCTATTTTACCTATGTTTACAATGAAATATGAACTCTCACCTACAAACTATGAATGGTATGCATCCCTTTTCGCCATTTCATTAGGTTTAGGATTATTAACAGGAAGCGGTCTGGGAACATTAATTGCCTCAAAGTTTAAGCCACATCAATTAATGATCTTTCCAATCTTTCTAACAAGTTTGCTCGTTTTCTTTTTAGGTTTTACAGATAGAATATCGATCTTTCTTATAATCGTGTTTATTATTGGGACATGCTTAGGTCCAATTAATATAGCAATTGGCGGTTGGATGCCTAAAATTGTCCATCCTAAACTTATGGGCCGTGTTAGTGGATGGATTGACCCACTAATGATGTTTGCACAATCTATGACATTAGGTCTTATTGCACTTTTATTCCCAAAAATCATCGAGGAAATTGATTTACTCTATTACGGAATTGCCGCTATTATTTTACTAGTTTCCCTCTTCTATGCCTTCACACTTCCAAAATTAAGTGAGGCATTTGAGAGAAAGCAAAGAAGATTGAATCATAAGAATCATAAAGCAAATGCAAATATCACCTCAATCTAA
- a CDS encoding L,D-transpeptidase family protein — MIHIVKQGESLALIAANYRTTINKLLSANSIQNPNIIYIGQKITIPGLPNPNTIPYSIQISISNKRLTLNRNGQVMKEYPIAVGKMVSSTPVGDFVIVNREPNPGGPFGAMWLSLSKIHYGIHGTNNPSSIGKAVSQGCIRMYNSDVLELASLVPNGTNVMIRP, encoded by the coding sequence ATGATTCATATTGTTAAACAAGGAGAAAGCCTTGCCCTGATAGCTGCTAATTACCGAACTACTATAAATAAGCTATTATCAGCAAACTCAATTCAAAATCCTAATATTATCTATATTGGACAAAAAATAACGATTCCAGGATTACCTAATCCTAATACCATTCCTTATTCGATTCAAATATCTATATCCAATAAACGTTTAACCCTAAACAGAAACGGACAAGTTATGAAAGAATACCCTATTGCCGTAGGGAAAATGGTTAGTTCAACCCCTGTCGGAGATTTTGTCATTGTAAATCGGGAACCAAACCCTGGTGGACCTTTTGGGGCAATGTGGCTTTCCTTGTCTAAAATCCACTATGGCATACATGGAACAAACAACCCATCTTCTATTGGTAAAGCCGTTTCACAAGGATGTATTAGAATGTACAACAGCGATGTTTTAGAACTAGCTTCACTAGTTCCTAATGGTACTAATGTAATGATAAGACCTTAA